tcggcttccagtctaaccggatgtagctgagtaccagtgctttacaaggagcgactgccttatctgaccccctcaacccaactatccgggcaacccaatggtGACTGAATCATGGATGACTTATTCAAGAGCCTCAGCAATTGAAGGAcataaactacataattatgtagatagtACCACATCTTGCACAATGTAACTCGTTATTCGTACATGCAAAATAAGTGTAACCATAAGACCTTATTCACAGGGCCACTACAAATACAGCATCGATATACTCTCAATAGCACAGTCATACTTCGGTGGTACATTCATACTCGGCAATTGGACCTTTAAGTCGGTGTTCTACAGTGATGTCTGCAATTTATCCTGCGCCAATATATATGTAGTGATGTCACCGTTGAAGTAAGAATATCAaacaatcgataaaaaatccAGAAAATTAGATTATCTTTGGTTCGAAGATCGGGTCATTCTATGGAAGGAAAAATATCTGAAGCTactttaaccttttcaccgccacgctatatcggtattcctatgccctgtacgccaagcccgaaaatcttaaaattaaatatctactaaaaaatacataaaagtaatgatttaataggtttattttgtatttttctgcgacctgttttttgtcgagtatagccgtcgttggcgcacagggcacgcttgctcatgtcggctatagccgacattggcgttcaaaaggttaagcaacgttCGACGAAATTTAAGACTACTTTTTTGTATCCAAAACTCCCCTTAATCAGTAAATAAAACTCTTTCGAAAAGtgtaaaaacttaattttattcctTATATTACAAATCAATAAATTAGTTTCTTAAGTACTTTAACCACTTATTGTATTACTTTGGAATTGTGTACTAATAAAATTCCCTTCACTTTGAATCATCTGTTGAAAGATGAACGAATGAAGACCTCATAATTCTTCGGAATCAGTCGAACGGACAATCTTCGTTGTGGTCGAAACTGATGCAGTACATCCCTCGTGCTCtgaaaaccacaaaaaatattatttattgaaaatgtatgtaTCCTTTTAATAAGTTACTCAATTacgaaattttaaataaatggaatGGATATAATTTTTAGATTAAATGTCAATTGCGTGTTGTAGgtatactatattattatagcCTTAGtcttgagaaaaatattttatttatttttaaatccgtGACCGCTCGACTATTCAAACGACTCTGTCCAATATTTGTTCCTTCTCATTTTTTACCAATTTACTTCTTCTTTATTCTTTCCTCCACTCTCTCTatcaaaaaaactattctagaaTAGCTACTTACGAGTCAGGAACATCTTCGCCAAGCATCACAGCTTTCCTATCGAACTTGATGCCCCAATGACCTCGTTCCTTGGGGCACGTGCTATCACATGGTATACCGACCAGGCGTCTTTTTTTACGCACGCTGGCGGCAAAGTAGCATGAACTCATGAAGTGGCTGCAACGGGCTATGCctggaataaaaaaacattaaaacttgaaaaatgctttttaaagatttatggAGAACTTAAAAGACGCATCGCCGTGTTTCAAATCCCCATAAGATCAGAGTATGAATATACAGTCACAGAAATCGCTAGAGTAAAAATGAGCATCTGCATATAATATTAGAAACTATATTGGTAACAGGTAATCATCATCCTTCATCTTTCCCTCTGACTTAACAGGGCTAGCAAGTTCTAATAGTAGAAGCACCTATAATAAaagataagtaataaaaatattcccctacatttattttaatttattgtttgaatgataacagacaaaataaataaaataactctgATCGATATACATCACtttcttacataatatttatcagGTCCATTCATATTAATGTGGATATCAATATCACGGGACTCGACTTATTTTAGGAGGTCACAGAATTGCGTGACAAAACCTAACAATCAAAACTGTTACCACGACTGAAGTAATGTTggttcatggagaacaaaatgaagaGCGGAGacgtcataacggaaaatctcctaagaaagtagcgtccaCAAAATACGGGTGTTGGGGGGTCGAGTACGCCCTttactattttttgtaaaaccaaaaatattcggCAGAggtgacaaggaacccgaacgtccgCCGTGCGTATTTGAtttagaagaaggcgcctggcctATTTGccttatggcacctctgcttatctttcctttctccgtgtaTTAGCTCACTAGCTCCCGCCAAATTCTGATTCCCCGTCAAGGCAAAAGTATTTCGCATAATTGGCATGATTGGATTCAACTCAAACAATGATACCAACACGTGTAAAATACGTCATAGATAGACCAAAAATTTACACTATAAACTCGAAGAGGTTTGTTTGAAAGCACCAATTTCACTAACTACCGGTTTCAAAAGTTTCTTCAGTGTTAGATTTTACATTTTACCCATTTATCTAGGACGACAAAAGGCTTCGTTTTGTCCTGATAACCGAAGTATACGGACAGTGATTTCATTCAAAGCCAAATTAAATGAACTATTATAGCTAGAACTAGACCAAGACCATTCCTTAAGCGTAAGTAAACGCATTCTCTTGTTATTCTCTCAAAGGGAATTAGATTAGGTGAATAGAATAAGCATCAAATCATGTATTTAAAACACCCccctataatataaaaaaaatacgtgtggcACTCGGGGACTGCCGCGGTAAAGCTATTGCATAGCATTCTGTATCAACTtatgcaattataattattaattatgaatCATAATATCATTGATCAAAATCGAaatcaaaaaatacttatacacCTATATACTTTCTCAAAAACAGCTGATTATGTATTCGTCCGATTTCGGAGCAGCTCGTCTCAATTCGGGCGAGTTCCGTAAAGTCGTACAATACGTCTAATCGCACGACACACAGCGCCGTGTCGAAGACTGCCGAACTGACACGACGTTAGACAATGCACGCCCTTCAAGATGCCTTCAAGCCACACCTCCGTGCCCGTCGGAGTGGGGAGCGTGAGGTTTTTTCGTTACGGAATTTCTGGATTTGGTCCCTGCGCTCAAGGCCTGCGATAGAAGCTATGCAATAGCTTAAAAATCAGCAATAACTCACGCATAACATGTCCTTTACATCCAGGCTGCAGTCTTCCCCCATTCACACAGAAGTCAGCATGGCCAACCAGGCCATCTTCGCCGAGGAAACCAGCATTAGTATGTATAACATGAACCACGTATGCATCATCCCTGCCTAGGCGGAATTGACGAGACCCGTATGCTGATACTAAAGGTCTGCCTGGATCTAaacctgaaaacaaaagaataataatttattttaataacataactATCTGTTGATGTTCTTACTAGAGATATAATTTAAGATTACTCTTATGGGGCTGGCTCAAGTAGCTTGCTATGATTTCTCTCAGTGCTCaagtcaaaataattatatctctTGTAAGCAAATCCGTGTATAATGGGATTATTTAAAACCCCAGTTAGttaagcatttattttaaatctattttaggaaaataataattattataaatatattataaattattataaatataaataatattatataaaataatttaaaaaatggataGTAATAAAAACTGCGGAAATTCTTGCACATAGTTTCTTTAGATAATACTATGCTTATGCTATCCGTATAACTGGGTTGTCATTCACAATTAGGTACTGTACCTACTGATTGGTCTTTAAAAACTGTTCAAAATTGAACTCACTAGTAGACACAATACGATTTATTTTAGTAGAAACGAGCGGACGTTGATTGTTATAGTTCAAGTCCAATCCCGGAGTTGCCAGCAGATACAAAATTCCCACTTTAGCGGTAACCTGATATTATTTGGGGCCTAATTGATAAATAACAGCGCACACTATTGAAGCCATAAAGGATTGAATGGTGAATTAATATCTCATTACTATGATTTTATGATTGATACACCCACGCCACTCATAACTCACTCATTCATAAACAAATTGTTCTTGCTTTTAtcatatactagcttctgccagcagtttcacccgcatcccgtgggaactacttcccgtaccgagataaaaaagtagccttcctcgataaatgggctatctaacactgaaagaaattttcaaatcggaccagtagttcctgagattagcgcgttcaaacaaacaaacaaatgaaaaatgatGCGTCTAAAAAtaccacatatttttttataacaatatagtTTATGTTCTCCAAAAATAATAGAAGCAAAAAGATTGTCACGAAAAAGGTTACAAATCGcaaatttaaatttcgaatctGGCAACAACGCCATTCCTATCAGTTTGCCTGAAGCCGGCTTTGGGCGCGTACGCGAGAAGTGTTTTAATAAGAAATAGATATTCTAAACGTAAAATATGGTGAAAGTAGACGTCAAATACACAAAGGTAAGTGCCGAATaatctatttttgtataaaatagaGATACAAATGAATTAAGCGAGTAAAACGACTagttccaataaaaatatttatagacgCGTCGCGAGGGTGCCGGCAAcgataacatgtttttttttttatgtgtaataTAAGGCACAGACGATAAAAGAGTGTTAATATGACATTTCAAAGAGATTTTAGAAAAGTATTGCTTCAGTTTTAAGCTTGTAGTCTGCAGTACAATATTAAGTGTAGACTAGATACAAgcagtataaataaaaagtaataataacaaatattggCTACATATTGACCAATCTTGTTTGTTTTGCCACCGGTCCGCTATCACTAAAAAAACAAACTGTTCTTGAcgacaataattaattactttattacattCTTGATAAATAGAACTtcgatacataaaaaaattgcgCGGGTTAACGATTCGTATTGTACATTTGTACCCACACTATTACTATTTACTCAAGAATTTTATAGTGGTGGTAATCTTATTTCTAAGTATTAACTCATATTTACATATCAAATTCGAGTCCTTGCCCCGCACTTTTctggtttttgttttaatttttttgaccAAAACGAATTGCAACCTGATTGCaaccttttttgttttctaaaaaaaaacagacgtCAAAAAAGGACGATGGgtttatgtcattgatattgcCTGAATTTGAAATGGAGAATGACTAAGCGATTTCTTCCAGAAATAAGGTTTTGCAATGTGAATTCATATTATATTCATAAATGTATACTTGACAGATTTTGCCTGGAattttttatttcgtatttaGTTAGCCGTTGTTTGTAAACGTCTATTTAAATATAGACATATATAACGCCACGATAACTTACTGTAGTTCATTATCTCaaccaaataaaatacatattttttattatagcaCATTCCTTAGTGATAATTGCTCTACTTTCAATGTACTAGTCGCTGTTCAAGTTCTGATTTGTTCCATAAAAACACCAATACAGCCAAGTTAAAGGGAACGAGGCATAGAATATAACTGCGACGATTAAGAACCTGGTTTTGACCCAGTTATACACAACACTCAAAACAGACTTATTCCAAAACCAGTTATGTTGTCTTAGTACTTTTATAGTCCATCTAAGATATCTTGAGATAATTGACAGGATATGAACAATTTCTTGACAATGATAGCTTGTGTATTTAGATCCATTTTGACCTGTTAGAAGAACTAGTTTGGTCCCGTGGTTTTCTTGCCTCAAGCCCAAAAAATTAAATCTCTCATGAGCAATTTCATCTAaatgataagatttttttaaatcacccAAAACagttcacatttacaaaaataatcgtAGATCGGattattttcacaataattaatttacacgATTTTCATTCACATAGTTGTTCATCAACAATGAGTGGGTGGACGCTGTCAGCAAGAAGACCTTCCCCACCATCAACCCTCAGGATGAGTCCGTCATCACACAAGTGGCCGAAGGCGACAAGGTAAAGTCAGTCATAATTCCTGACATTAAAGATTACATTACCATGAACTCATAAGTCATGCGGTATGAACGAGAATTTTATCTGGGTCCATATCACGTTAGAGAACCATTTGTTATAGcaccaattaaaattatcttatcaCCATAACTCAAAATCCggacaagtgcgagtcggacgaGATTTTCGTGCCATCCTGCTAATGTTATAAACGGGAAAGTTAGGAAGGATGGAAACAAATTCTCTtacatgaatatatttttgaaaatatcgaTGCGATATTTTACCATTTCCCTCAAACACTCTATGACGATGCCACATCTCCCATAACTTTTTGTAATCTAAGATAAATGGTCTTACAGGCTGACATAGATTTAGCGGTAGCAGCAGCTAAGAAAGCGTTTGACCGCTATTCAAAATGGCGGACCATGGATGCTTCTCAACGTGGCCTTCTAATGCTCAAGTTGGCCGACCTGATAGAATCCCAAGCCAGATACTTAGCTGAACTAGAAACCTTGGATTGTGGAAAGCCGGTCAAGGATGCTGAAGAAGAAGTGTACTATTCAGCATCAGTTTTGAGATATTACGCAGGCAAAGCTGACAAAATATTGGGAAACACTATCCCTGCAGGTAATTTATATTCTTTCaccaatagaaaaataatatgtagataGCTGAAATACCGGAGTTTTTTTCATACACGTGGAAATTACGTTTACCATTCGAACTTCGCCAATTGCggtctttcaaaatatttccacGATTCTAAAACGTTCACGATACTTTTACATGAAAAgggaaaataaactatttagaCACTGATAATTTCATATTCATCATTATAATGGGAAaaccaaattataattttctcctATTACCGGAGTCATGATCACAATTAGCTCACACTTAATTGTGTGTTATCATTACTTCAGGcatagataattattattgacgtCTATTGTCACGGTCTTACAGAATCTCTTCAACGTGATTGCAGTGTGTTTAGGACCAGAAAATCTTACTTGGCTATTTGCTTTAGAGATAAGCTTGAAAATCAAGGTTACGTAGTATTTCGCTATCGGCACAGTTGGTTACAAAATgtgcatatatgtatatatccAGATGTTTATAATGATATAGCGGATATATGATTCTCGACAATCTTTGTCAGGTTTACATGCAACTCTTAAGTCGATCCGATTCATTTAAACAACATCTTTAAACGTTTAATTCAGTTCCCATTGTGTCTTGCCAAGGGTCGTATCCAGATGCGATTCGATAGGTATACGGCTAGCCATttcattaaacaataaataaaccctATTACAGATGGTGAAGTGTTGTCTTTCACTTTAAAAGAGCCAGTTGGTGTATGTGGCCAGATCATACCATGGAACTACCCAATACCAATGCTTGCATGGAAAATTTCACCAGCGCTAGCGGCgggtaagtaatatttatttaccgcTATAATTAGCATTTGACGTACCTAGTGTTGTAATTAACATCTGTTTACAATCCGATgaggaaatataaataaagatgttCTTTAATACCCCttgaataatgtaaatatttacagcTTGAGGCAGGTTATGGTAGGAATCAATGCCGAGACATGTATTGGGTAAAGATACTCCTTCTAGAAACCTCAAGAGCAGATTTATTAAGTAAGATCTCAATATTCCTACATTTTTAATGGTTTTCAGGTTGCACAATAGTCCTAAAGCCAGCAGAACAAACGCCCCTCACAGCTTTAGCAGTAGCTGCCTTGATCAAAGAGGCAGGGTTTCCCCCAGGAGTGGTGAATGTAGTGCCAGGCTATGGACCTACTGCAGGATCAGCTCTTACCCATCACCCTGACGTCGATAAAATAGCCTTCACTGGGTCTACTGAGgttagtaatattttaaccaACTATTTTCATATGCTAAAACTGTAATGAAATGACGTGACTTTAGCATTCTTCTTCTAATTGATGAGAAGCATTATTGTTCAGTAACCATGAACACCATTTCGCAGTTCGTTAATAGAAATGatgattgaaattttgtttaGGTTGGCCGTTTGATTTTGGGTGCTGCGTCTGCTGTCAACCTGAAACGAGTCACTTTAGAACTTGGAGGCAAGAGTCCTTTGGTGATCTTCAATGATGCTGATGGTAAGAAATACATATACTGCATCAATAAAGTATTTATAGTACCCTTACCAAATGCTACagacttattttataaacaggGACACGATTATTAGATGTGGAATAGCATCGTACGAAACTTCTCCTAGcaactaaatataaaactgaCTACGATAAGATTGTGATTGATTTATGGGCAAATAAAAGTGATTTAACAGATATTGTAAATTTCACAATCAATGATGATAATAAATGTCAAAACAATATAAGCTGCTTTACCATCCATAAATTCATGATTCATGATGTTTGGTCGTTTCAGTGGAGAAAGCAGCTCAAATAGCCCACGCGGCTGCATTTGCGAACGGTGGTCAGTGTTGTTGCGCTGGCACTCGCACATATGTGCAGTCTGGTATCTACGACCAGTTTGTTAAAAAGGCAGCTGAAATCGCCTCGAAGAGGTCCGTCGGAAACCCCTTCGATGATGTACAGCAAGGACCTCAGGTAACTAATACAGTTTATAAAACGACTTTTACGGACTACccaaataataagtaatatgaAGCATCAAATTCAGATTGTTACTTCATCCTCTTGACTATAACaacgttaataaatatttaggtacaggAACTCGAAAATTAAGAACATGGAATGCTAATCAgaacattaattaataacctAAAAGCGAGTATTGTTAGTTCTCTTCACACTAAAATGGTTGAAACAATAAGTAGCGAAATTTAGTAACATGGTCTTCCATTTGGAGAATATAAAACAGTATCAGAAAAAATGTAATTGTCCACCAACATGCAGAAAGTACAAAATACTCAATTCAAATTTCCAGATTGACCAAGAGATGTACAGCAGAGTTCTGGGATACATCTCGGCCGGTAAAGAGGCAGGAGCTAAATGCGTGGCTGGTGGTGACAAGATGGGAGACAAGGGATACTACATCAAGCCCACTGTCTTCGCTGATGTTACTGATAACATGAAGATTGCTAGGGAAGAGGTAAAAGAAATGAGTATTTAACTTATAGGAGCATGGATGATCATCCtagttaattgaaaaatatttgcccacattttcataaaatacctCTAGCTTTCCCCAGCATTTTCACCGGCTTCCAAAGAGGGTAACCTACTTCAGCCATTAGGATAAAAAGccttatatgttattctgaagTGCAAGTTCAAGCAGTATTACGCTCAATTCTCTCGTTTATTAGCGTGACATCTATTTGACAAATAGTTTTGGGTCAATTTCATCACCTCTCTCAACTATTACTTATTGAAATGGTAACAGAATAGATTGATAGACTCAAATTGAACACTAACAGTGATCATGTATTTGCCTTGTTTGCAGACCAACCATTTACTCGTTCagagtttcatttatttttgcttctactactaatcatttttttttcttccagaTTTTCGGCCCAGTTCAAAGTATCCTAAAGTTCGATACGTTTGAAGAGGTTATTGAGAGAGCTAACGACTCTAACTATGGGCTGGGAGCTGGTGTCATCACCAATGATATCACCACTGCGCTCAGCTTTGCCAAGCAAGTTCGCGCTGGCTCCATTTGGTATGCCATTTTTGTTATTAGTGTAACCTACTTTCTTACATTAGCCTCTATTTTTTCAAAGCTATCTACTAACTACAAGCTACATACTATGTGCTTTCAAATACCACgtcttttaaaaatttaatctTCTATTCTACTTTTCTTAACTTACATTTCGTATGTGGACTTgcgcaaatattttgttttctttctttcttttaattattagaTATATTATATTACCATGGATCCCATGTAAGTACTTTAATGTTCCAGGGTGAACACGTACGACCACACCACAAGTCAAACTCCGTTTGGAGGTTTCAAGGATTCTGGTATTGGTAGAGAAttgtaagtattatttacatactttatcatttatattcaacttatattgtacctatatacatagTATACCTAGTATTGCAGTGGCTTTTTAAGTCAGAGCCTGATTTATTAGCTACAACATCAGCCTTAGAAATATTCGTGCCaccattattataattattatctgcTACATACATATTCAGGACTGTTATAGAAGTATTATAAGACAATCCGAATATTTTCTGTTTCAGGGGAGAAGATGGCATTAACCAATATTTGGAAGTCAAGACAGTCACTCTATCCCTGCCGCGTCAACCACAGCTGTAGACGTTGttgatatttgtttaattattacttTAAGGAATACGTATAATATCCGAGAGTCTATTTTCGTACTGATACCTAAAAGGTGAATTATAATGTATATTAAAATCACTGTATTTCAGTGccgctattaaaaataaaacgaaaattgCCAAGAGCAAGAAAAATTGTCATAGTTTAATTTGTGCTTTCTTTATGGGAAAGCATccaatgactcctcccgctgtgagttagcagcgtgaggagtgtcagactcttactgagtaaaacctatcatgttccttcgtagaccttttatgtaccagggtcgcggtaactctttcgagcaaTCCAGCAGCCCCGGTTCAATTTGTGCTTCAGCTATCTTAAAATACTTACCAACGATTTTGTACTGCTTCTCGGTGAGATGGTTGGAGATCATGCCACATATATGAGCTCCTAGGGAGTGTCCCACACATGTGATCATCTTAGCCAGCGCTCCGGCTTGCGTGATCGCAGAGTAAAGTTGCGCTGTACATTGCGCTGCCTTTCTGGAAAATATTAAGGAAGTAATTAACAAAAGATTTAGGGTGAGTTGCAGATGTAACTGTAACGATAAACAAACTTGCACcatgtgtgtgtgtatttgCCACCAATTCATCAAATCGACGATTTGACAAGTGAAAATGGTTTAGTTATCGTTATATGTATGTGACTAAAGTATATGGTTAAAGATTGGTTGGATCAAATAGCCCAAAAAGAATAAAGTAGCCAAGTGGCATTTTGgaagaattatttatatagCTAAAAAGATGGgctttgtatgtacctatgccCACTATTTCCGAAACTcctaaaatacaatacattgaATGCTACATTTAAGTGCCTTATCCTTAGCTATGCCATATACATCTgacaattatataaatatttcgtaaaaaCTTACTTCATATTAGACAGCGCAGAAAGGTAGCAAGGAAACCTTGTGAGCACCGACCAGTCTACCATGAATACATTGTAGTCTCTGCGAGACAGGTACGCTGTGGAGAAATAATGACACTTCATACAATGTAAATATATGGCCTAAATTGAGTAATTCTGGATTTTTGAAACAGAGCCATAATAAAGAACAAATTTTCCAAATCATGCCGTAGTTTAGAAGCTTTTATGAAGAATACAAACTGGCAGATACAAACGAACAAATTATTActctttaaactttaaatattaGAGAGAAGAAATGCGGTAGACCGCATTGAGCCATAACATCTAGAATAGCAGTTATATTCTCAAAATCTACTTTCACTTTCCAATTAACTTTATTCGTTTTTTGGCTGCTAGCTGAAAAAACTAATTATAGTTTGATATAACTGCTTCGAAATCGTTAATCTTAACTGTCCAGTTAATATCTAGATTTAGAAAGTTTCGCTTATTTTATGCATTtctattgatataatatttttatagctacgATTGTATAATGATGTCcgaaataactgttttattttgaaactggaATCTGAACACATTTAAATGTTTGGATTCCTATAGCCGTAAGACTTATTAGAAACAAAGTATTTTTGCTCCTGCAACTGTGGCTAGGCTACACAGTTCTACAGTCTACAACTACGGACATT
This genomic window from Helicoverpa armigera isolate CAAS_96S chromosome 13, ASM3070526v1, whole genome shotgun sequence contains:
- the LOC110370695 gene encoding lipase member H-A; translation: MCITKCGFFMFLIFISTELVSKADGDLASMIDFRYFRCVMKREWKCPDSEINFFMYTPEHPHQHFVDPRHPKLLRDYGWKKTRKNVLIIHGFNGTYSKTPMTFIRDAYLSRRDYNVFMVDWSVLTRFPCYLSALSNMKKAAQCTAQLYSAITQAGALAKMITCVGHSLGAHICGMISNHLTEKQYKIVGLDPGRPLVSAYGSRQFRLGRDDAYVVHVIHTNAGFLGEDGLVGHADFCVNGGRLQPGCKGHVMRIARCSHFMSSCYFAASVRKKRRLVGIPCDSTCPKERGHWGIKFDRKAVMLGEDVPDSARGMYCISFDHNEDCPFD
- the LOC110370694 gene encoding aldehyde dehydrogenase X, mitochondrial produces the protein MVKVDVKYTKLFINNEWVDAVSKKTFPTINPQDESVITQVAEGDKADIDLAVAAAKKAFDRYSKWRTMDASQRGLLMLKLADLIESQARYLAELETLDCGKPVKDAEEEVYYSASVLRYYAGKADKILGNTIPADGEVLSFTLKEPVGVCGQIIPWNYPIPMLAWKISPALAAGCTIVLKPAEQTPLTALAVAALIKEAGFPPGVVNVVPGYGPTAGSALTHHPDVDKIAFTGSTEVGRLILGAASAVNLKRVTLELGGKSPLVIFNDADVEKAAQIAHAAAFANGGQCCCAGTRTYVQSGIYDQFVKKAAEIASKRSVGNPFDDVQQGPQIDQEMYSRVLGYISAGKEAGAKCVAGGDKMGDKGYYIKPTVFADVTDNMKIAREEIFGPVQSILKFDTFEEVIERANDSNYGLGAGVITNDITTALSFAKQVRAGSIWVNTYDHTTSQTPFGGFKDSGIGRELGEDGINQYLEVKTVTLSLPRQPQL